The Euphorbia lathyris chromosome 8, ddEupLath1.1, whole genome shotgun sequence genome has a window encoding:
- the LOC136203183 gene encoding probable receptor-like serine/threonine-protein kinase At5g57670 isoform X1 — MRSCAKILVGISLDPLQSKELISWAITVLAHPNDHIVAIHFLNTAKHSHIRLAKAHVISVLADFATISQIKHINLEARVGFSSTFAKGLVQEANSISADYLILRRWNEAIRYCLKHAPESCTVISIGKYEKPPQDLDSPTLKVIAETNLSNSKWLCKSSNDKSNNSAKTDTISTNKIQRNVSSRSVLYEESQSTEENDSISIEGSSNSTEYSPHSLIKTESKSRYQIPGCKLISSIFASPLRRRKESFSSKENQPVMNSFSYAEIANATNNFHPDNMVGRGGYSEVYRGDLSDGRIIAVKRLAKDNKDCVKERDFLIELGIIGHVSHPNTATLVGYCIENGLYLLFTFSQNGTLASALHGKRSKPLEWEERYKIALGVGRGLHYLHKCCKHRIIHRDIKASNVLLGPHFHPQITDFGLAKWLPNKWTHHAVIPIEGTFGYLAPEYFMHGIVDEKTDVFSFGILLLEIISGRRPVDSSKPTQNLLSWAKPLMESGKIREVADPKLRGIFDEDEMHKLALTASFCVRQSSIWRPSMTEVLELLINGEDSEVARSWRMPKFTSDDLDDYSMVFGYDVPLDHIDLHDYL; from the exons ATGAGAAGTTGTGCAAAAATACTAGTAGGAATATCACTAGACCCACTTCAAAGTAAAGAGCTTATTTCATGGGCAATCACAGTTCTAGCTCATCCTAATGACCACATTGTTGCCATTCATTTCTTAAACACTGCCAAACACTCTCACATTCGACTTGCTAAAGCCCATGTTATTTCTGTTCTTGCTGATTTTGCTACCATTTCCCAAATTAAGCACATCAATTTGGAGGCTAGAGTAGGTTTTAGCTCTACTTTTGCTAAAGGTCTGGTTCAGGAAGCTAATTCCATTTCTGCTGATTATCTTATTCTCCG AAGATGGAATGAAGCTATAAGGTACTGTCTTAAACATGCCCCTGAAAGCTGTACAGTGATTTCAATTGGGAAATATGAAAAACCTCCACAAGATTTAGATTCACCTACTCTAAAAG TGATTGCAGAAACAAATCTATCAAATTCCAAGTGGTTGTGCAAAAGCAGTAATGATAAAAGTAACAATAGTGCTAAAACAGATACCATATCAACAAACAAAATCCAAAGAAACGTTTCATCAAGAAGTGTACTATATGAAGAATCTCAGAGCACTGAAGAAAATGACAGCATCAGCATTGAAGGATCAAGTAACAGCACAGAGTATTCCCCGCATTCTCTAATAAAAACCGAATCGAAAAGCAGGTATCAAATTCCAGGATGTAAACTTATCTCATCAATCTTTGCTTCACCTCTacgaagaagaaaagaaagtttTTCCAGCAAAGAAAATCAGCCTGTGATGAACAGTTTCAGCTATGCAGAGATTGCAAATGCAACAAACAATTTCCACCCTG ATAATATGGTGGGGAGAGGAGGATATTCAGAGGTGTATAGAGGCGATCTTAGTGATGGGAGAATAATAGCAGTGAAGAGATTGGCTAAGGACAATAAGGATTGTGTCAAAGAGAGAGATTTTTTGATAGAATTGGGAATAATTGGGCATGTTTCTCATCCAAATACAGCTACTTTAGTAGGATACTGCATTGAAAATGGACTATATCTGCTTTTCACCTTCTCTCAAAATGGAACTTTGGCTTCTGCATTGCATG GTAAAAGAAGCAAGCCCCTGGAATGGGAAGAAAGATACAAAATAGCCCTTGGTGTAGGACGAGGTCTTCACTATCTTCATAAATGTTGCAAACACCGTATCATCCATCGTGACATTAAAGCCTCCAATGTTCTTCTTGGCCCCCATTTTCACCCACAG ATAACAGATTTTGGGCTAGCAAAATGGCTTCCAAACAAATGGACACATCATGCTGTGATTCCAATAGAGGGCACTTTTGGCTACTTAGCACCAGAATACTTCATGCACGGTATTGTAGATGAGAAAACTGATGTTTTTTCATTTGGAATTCTACTTTTAGAGATCATATCTGGCAGAAGGCCCGTTGATTCTTCTAAACCAACCCAAAACCTTCTCTCATGG GCAAAGCCTTTAATGGAGTCAGGAAAGATAAGAGAAGTGGCTGACCCAAAACTACGAGGAATTTTTGATGAAGATGAAATGCACAAATTAGCGTTAACTGCTTCATTTTGTGTTAGACAATCATCCATATGGAGGCCATCTATGACCGAG GTGTTAGAACTCTTAATAAATGGGGAAGATTCGGAGGTTGCAAGAAGTTGGAGGATGCCAAAGTTTACATCTGATGACTTAGATGATTATTCCATGGTTTTTGGATACGATGTTCCTCTCGATCATATTGATCTCCATGATTACTTGTAG
- the LOC136203183 gene encoding probable receptor-like serine/threonine-protein kinase At5g57670 isoform X2, with translation MRSCAKILVGISLDPLQSKELISWAITVLAHPNDHIVAIHFLNTAKHSHIRLAKAHVISVLADFATISQIKHINLEARVGFSSTFAKGLVQEANSISADYLILRWNEAIRYCLKHAPESCTVISIGKYEKPPQDLDSPTLKVIAETNLSNSKWLCKSSNDKSNNSAKTDTISTNKIQRNVSSRSVLYEESQSTEENDSISIEGSSNSTEYSPHSLIKTESKSRYQIPGCKLISSIFASPLRRRKESFSSKENQPVMNSFSYAEIANATNNFHPDNMVGRGGYSEVYRGDLSDGRIIAVKRLAKDNKDCVKERDFLIELGIIGHVSHPNTATLVGYCIENGLYLLFTFSQNGTLASALHGKRSKPLEWEERYKIALGVGRGLHYLHKCCKHRIIHRDIKASNVLLGPHFHPQITDFGLAKWLPNKWTHHAVIPIEGTFGYLAPEYFMHGIVDEKTDVFSFGILLLEIISGRRPVDSSKPTQNLLSWAKPLMESGKIREVADPKLRGIFDEDEMHKLALTASFCVRQSSIWRPSMTEVLELLINGEDSEVARSWRMPKFTSDDLDDYSMVFGYDVPLDHIDLHDYL, from the exons ATGAGAAGTTGTGCAAAAATACTAGTAGGAATATCACTAGACCCACTTCAAAGTAAAGAGCTTATTTCATGGGCAATCACAGTTCTAGCTCATCCTAATGACCACATTGTTGCCATTCATTTCTTAAACACTGCCAAACACTCTCACATTCGACTTGCTAAAGCCCATGTTATTTCTGTTCTTGCTGATTTTGCTACCATTTCCCAAATTAAGCACATCAATTTGGAGGCTAGAGTAGGTTTTAGCTCTACTTTTGCTAAAGGTCTGGTTCAGGAAGCTAATTCCATTTCTGCTGATTATCTTATTCTCCG ATGGAATGAAGCTATAAGGTACTGTCTTAAACATGCCCCTGAAAGCTGTACAGTGATTTCAATTGGGAAATATGAAAAACCTCCACAAGATTTAGATTCACCTACTCTAAAAG TGATTGCAGAAACAAATCTATCAAATTCCAAGTGGTTGTGCAAAAGCAGTAATGATAAAAGTAACAATAGTGCTAAAACAGATACCATATCAACAAACAAAATCCAAAGAAACGTTTCATCAAGAAGTGTACTATATGAAGAATCTCAGAGCACTGAAGAAAATGACAGCATCAGCATTGAAGGATCAAGTAACAGCACAGAGTATTCCCCGCATTCTCTAATAAAAACCGAATCGAAAAGCAGGTATCAAATTCCAGGATGTAAACTTATCTCATCAATCTTTGCTTCACCTCTacgaagaagaaaagaaagtttTTCCAGCAAAGAAAATCAGCCTGTGATGAACAGTTTCAGCTATGCAGAGATTGCAAATGCAACAAACAATTTCCACCCTG ATAATATGGTGGGGAGAGGAGGATATTCAGAGGTGTATAGAGGCGATCTTAGTGATGGGAGAATAATAGCAGTGAAGAGATTGGCTAAGGACAATAAGGATTGTGTCAAAGAGAGAGATTTTTTGATAGAATTGGGAATAATTGGGCATGTTTCTCATCCAAATACAGCTACTTTAGTAGGATACTGCATTGAAAATGGACTATATCTGCTTTTCACCTTCTCTCAAAATGGAACTTTGGCTTCTGCATTGCATG GTAAAAGAAGCAAGCCCCTGGAATGGGAAGAAAGATACAAAATAGCCCTTGGTGTAGGACGAGGTCTTCACTATCTTCATAAATGTTGCAAACACCGTATCATCCATCGTGACATTAAAGCCTCCAATGTTCTTCTTGGCCCCCATTTTCACCCACAG ATAACAGATTTTGGGCTAGCAAAATGGCTTCCAAACAAATGGACACATCATGCTGTGATTCCAATAGAGGGCACTTTTGGCTACTTAGCACCAGAATACTTCATGCACGGTATTGTAGATGAGAAAACTGATGTTTTTTCATTTGGAATTCTACTTTTAGAGATCATATCTGGCAGAAGGCCCGTTGATTCTTCTAAACCAACCCAAAACCTTCTCTCATGG GCAAAGCCTTTAATGGAGTCAGGAAAGATAAGAGAAGTGGCTGACCCAAAACTACGAGGAATTTTTGATGAAGATGAAATGCACAAATTAGCGTTAACTGCTTCATTTTGTGTTAGACAATCATCCATATGGAGGCCATCTATGACCGAG GTGTTAGAACTCTTAATAAATGGGGAAGATTCGGAGGTTGCAAGAAGTTGGAGGATGCCAAAGTTTACATCTGATGACTTAGATGATTATTCCATGGTTTTTGGATACGATGTTCCTCTCGATCATATTGATCTCCATGATTACTTGTAG
- the LOC136203183 gene encoding probable receptor-like serine/threonine-protein kinase At5g57670 isoform X3 — protein sequence MRSCAKILVGISLDPLQSKELISWAITVLAHPNDHIVAIHFLNTAKHSHIRLAKAHVISVLADFATISQIKHINLEARVGFSSTFAKGLVQEANSISADYLILRRWNEAIRYCLKHAPESCTVISIGKYEKPPQDLDSPTLKETNLSNSKWLCKSSNDKSNNSAKTDTISTNKIQRNVSSRSVLYEESQSTEENDSISIEGSSNSTEYSPHSLIKTESKSRYQIPGCKLISSIFASPLRRRKESFSSKENQPVMNSFSYAEIANATNNFHPDNMVGRGGYSEVYRGDLSDGRIIAVKRLAKDNKDCVKERDFLIELGIIGHVSHPNTATLVGYCIENGLYLLFTFSQNGTLASALHGKRSKPLEWEERYKIALGVGRGLHYLHKCCKHRIIHRDIKASNVLLGPHFHPQITDFGLAKWLPNKWTHHAVIPIEGTFGYLAPEYFMHGIVDEKTDVFSFGILLLEIISGRRPVDSSKPTQNLLSWAKPLMESGKIREVADPKLRGIFDEDEMHKLALTASFCVRQSSIWRPSMTEVLELLINGEDSEVARSWRMPKFTSDDLDDYSMVFGYDVPLDHIDLHDYL from the exons ATGAGAAGTTGTGCAAAAATACTAGTAGGAATATCACTAGACCCACTTCAAAGTAAAGAGCTTATTTCATGGGCAATCACAGTTCTAGCTCATCCTAATGACCACATTGTTGCCATTCATTTCTTAAACACTGCCAAACACTCTCACATTCGACTTGCTAAAGCCCATGTTATTTCTGTTCTTGCTGATTTTGCTACCATTTCCCAAATTAAGCACATCAATTTGGAGGCTAGAGTAGGTTTTAGCTCTACTTTTGCTAAAGGTCTGGTTCAGGAAGCTAATTCCATTTCTGCTGATTATCTTATTCTCCG AAGATGGAATGAAGCTATAAGGTACTGTCTTAAACATGCCCCTGAAAGCTGTACAGTGATTTCAATTGGGAAATATGAAAAACCTCCACAAGATTTAGATTCACCTACTCTAAAAG AAACAAATCTATCAAATTCCAAGTGGTTGTGCAAAAGCAGTAATGATAAAAGTAACAATAGTGCTAAAACAGATACCATATCAACAAACAAAATCCAAAGAAACGTTTCATCAAGAAGTGTACTATATGAAGAATCTCAGAGCACTGAAGAAAATGACAGCATCAGCATTGAAGGATCAAGTAACAGCACAGAGTATTCCCCGCATTCTCTAATAAAAACCGAATCGAAAAGCAGGTATCAAATTCCAGGATGTAAACTTATCTCATCAATCTTTGCTTCACCTCTacgaagaagaaaagaaagtttTTCCAGCAAAGAAAATCAGCCTGTGATGAACAGTTTCAGCTATGCAGAGATTGCAAATGCAACAAACAATTTCCACCCTG ATAATATGGTGGGGAGAGGAGGATATTCAGAGGTGTATAGAGGCGATCTTAGTGATGGGAGAATAATAGCAGTGAAGAGATTGGCTAAGGACAATAAGGATTGTGTCAAAGAGAGAGATTTTTTGATAGAATTGGGAATAATTGGGCATGTTTCTCATCCAAATACAGCTACTTTAGTAGGATACTGCATTGAAAATGGACTATATCTGCTTTTCACCTTCTCTCAAAATGGAACTTTGGCTTCTGCATTGCATG GTAAAAGAAGCAAGCCCCTGGAATGGGAAGAAAGATACAAAATAGCCCTTGGTGTAGGACGAGGTCTTCACTATCTTCATAAATGTTGCAAACACCGTATCATCCATCGTGACATTAAAGCCTCCAATGTTCTTCTTGGCCCCCATTTTCACCCACAG ATAACAGATTTTGGGCTAGCAAAATGGCTTCCAAACAAATGGACACATCATGCTGTGATTCCAATAGAGGGCACTTTTGGCTACTTAGCACCAGAATACTTCATGCACGGTATTGTAGATGAGAAAACTGATGTTTTTTCATTTGGAATTCTACTTTTAGAGATCATATCTGGCAGAAGGCCCGTTGATTCTTCTAAACCAACCCAAAACCTTCTCTCATGG GCAAAGCCTTTAATGGAGTCAGGAAAGATAAGAGAAGTGGCTGACCCAAAACTACGAGGAATTTTTGATGAAGATGAAATGCACAAATTAGCGTTAACTGCTTCATTTTGTGTTAGACAATCATCCATATGGAGGCCATCTATGACCGAG GTGTTAGAACTCTTAATAAATGGGGAAGATTCGGAGGTTGCAAGAAGTTGGAGGATGCCAAAGTTTACATCTGATGACTTAGATGATTATTCCATGGTTTTTGGATACGATGTTCCTCTCGATCATATTGATCTCCATGATTACTTGTAG